Proteins encoded together in one Aerosakkonema funiforme FACHB-1375 window:
- a CDS encoding DJ-1/PfpI family protein, translated as MNDGKKGKIGVLVEEHFDETEYRRFNEFFPQHGYDVEYISNLWNQEKITFKGNDHTEEVTVTVDVNDIDPADYKGIILIGGYAMDRLRYQVSPKPGEPNQSPAVEFLRKAVQAMDGGDLKVGTICHSMWLFCADPELMKGRKVTCAHNIICDVENAGGTVIYEGDKAVATYIDGNLISGQHPGVVDEFMNLFLQEIEKKEKVTA; from the coding sequence ATGAATGATGGAAAAAAAGGCAAAATAGGCGTTTTGGTTGAAGAACATTTCGATGAAACTGAATATCGCCGATTTAATGAATTTTTCCCTCAACACGGCTACGATGTTGAGTATATTTCCAATCTTTGGAATCAGGAAAAAATCACCTTTAAAGGAAATGACCATACAGAGGAAGTAACCGTTACTGTTGATGTTAACGATATCGATCCCGCCGATTACAAAGGCATAATCCTCATCGGTGGTTACGCAATGGATCGTTTGCGATATCAAGTCAGTCCGAAACCAGGTGAACCGAATCAATCTCCAGCAGTAGAATTCCTCCGCAAAGCAGTACAAGCGATGGATGGTGGCGATCTAAAAGTTGGCACTATTTGCCACAGTATGTGGTTATTTTGTGCAGATCCAGAACTGATGAAGGGTCGCAAAGTTACCTGCGCTCACAACATCATTTGCGATGTTGAAAATGCCGGCGGAACGGTTATCTATGAAGGCGATAAAGCAGTTGCTACTTATATAGATGGTAACTTGATATCCGGGCAGCATCCAGGGGTTGTAGATGAGTTTATGAATCTCTTCTTGCAAGAAATTGAAAAGAAGGAAAAAG